From a region of the candidate division KSB1 bacterium genome:
- a CDS encoding HAMP domain-containing histidine kinase has protein sequence MNESVVNLVPHEIHHQDDRLNQYLHTIAHELRTPFVSIQGFASLLSEKYNDCLPDEARTYLNRIFTNLNRVDSLLTDITKLAKISIDENRFERVPTQEIIDKALDSHVIELHHKKIEMRVQPHLPELYCDASAMVLVFSNLIGNAIKYSHEKRGGEIEIGYSDKEIFHKFFVWDNGVGFKAADRNKVFGLFNRLRNKRNVTGTGLGLSIVKQVVESHGGEIWVNSKKYKGAIFYFTLPK, from the coding sequence ATGAACGAGTCAGTTGTAAACCTTGTACCCCATGAGATTCATCATCAGGATGATCGGCTGAATCAATATCTGCACACCATTGCTCATGAGCTGCGCACGCCTTTTGTTTCCATTCAGGGTTTCGCTTCGCTTTTGTCCGAAAAATACAACGATTGCCTGCCCGATGAAGCTCGAACTTATCTGAATCGTATTTTTACAAACCTGAATCGCGTCGACAGCCTGCTCACCGATATCACCAAATTGGCTAAGATCTCAATCGATGAAAATCGGTTTGAGCGAGTCCCCACGCAGGAAATTATCGACAAAGCATTGGATTCACATGTTATCGAGTTGCATCATAAGAAAATAGAAATGCGTGTGCAACCGCACCTGCCTGAATTGTACTGCGACGCGAGTGCTATGGTTTTGGTGTTTTCCAATCTAATCGGAAACGCTATCAAGTACTCACACGAGAAACGCGGCGGTGAAATTGAAATTGGCTATTCTGATAAGGAAATCTTTCACAAGTTCTTTGTGTGGGATAACGGCGTCGGTTTTAAAGCAGCGGACCGAAACAAAGTCTTTGGTCTTTTTAACAGATTACGAAACAAAAGAAATGTTACCGGAACAGGATTAGGTTTATCCATCGTTAAGCAAGTCGTCGAAAGTCATGGCGGCGAAATTTGGGTGAATTCGAAAAAATACAAAGGCGCGATATTTTATTTTACGCTACCAAAGTAA